The Vigna angularis cultivar LongXiaoDou No.4 chromosome 6, ASM1680809v1, whole genome shotgun sequence genome contains the following window.
ATTGGGGTCAAATGGGtgtataaaactaaattaaatgttGACGGTTCTATCAACAAACACAAGACAAGACTAGTAGTGAAAGGTTATGCATAGATTTTTGGTATAAACTACTAAGATACATTTGCACCATTTGCTCGATTGGACACTATTAGGTTGTTACTTGGTATAGCTGCTTAAAGGAATTGGAAGATTTATCAACTTGATGTTAAATCAGCTTTTTTAAATGGTTTTTTGCAAGAAGACATATATGTTGAACAACCCCAAGGCTTTGTGAAGGAAGGAGATGAAGATAAGGTTTATTTACTCAAAAAGGTTCTTTATGGGCTGAAACAAGCCCCAAGATCCTGATACAGCAGAATTGATGATCATTTGCTGAACTTGGGATTTGTCAAAATCTTAGCTGAATCAACATTGTATGTTAAGCATGATAGAGCTGACATTCTTATCATCTCACTCTATGTGGATGACCTCTTTGTAATAGGAAGCAACACCAGGCTTGTCGAGAAGTTTAAGAAAGAAATGATGGAGGTGTTTTTTCTGCAactcttcctctttttctcCTAGAAAACGTCTTTTCTCTCCcttatctttctaattttcgttttttttattttagggtaaCAAAATGCATATCCCTTTTTACTCTtctcctttttatcttcttctattatatctctatcttttttagttttaataaaatctctCAATTTATCTCTAAAACTACTAAGATTTTCTCTATTATTCTCTCTTaactattttctaaaatatcatcaaccatcaaatctttttaaaatccacctaatcttttaaaatatcaaacaatatcTAATATTGATTTtctctaataaaaatatctcTTTTAATCTTTAAACCCACCAAGATTATAtctcttattttcatttaactaatatttaaaataacaaaaactaaatcttctaaaagatttacataatatcattttactaaataaccagattatttaatttgcatgcttttcctttctacaccaattaaataaaagtaaaagatcttttttttctagaaaaaaaatataaaataaagaaataacataacaattatgttctatCAAAAATATACACTCATCAATTCTAACTTCCAAACAAAAACTCAAAGTCTCAAAActgctttatttttaaaattcttatttttctagATCTTACGATGCCCATGACAGAccactttataattttaaccaATCAGATAACAATCTTGTGTTTGTCACTCAAAAATTATAACAAGAATTTCTTCATTAAATCAAAAATATGGTTGAGAATAAAGGTTAAGTTTTAACTATATTTTCACTTAAGTGAAAAATCTTTCATTTAAGTGAAAATAAGACCGAAAGAAAAGGTCtgagttttagttttattttcatttgaacaAAAAGTAGGATTCAGAGGTTAAGTTTTAACTCTGTTTTAACTCTGAAAAATCTTTTGCTTCACGAAGAATAGgcaagagaaaaggttgagtttcaattttcacttaagaaaaaaacaaatcctTCAATTGAGTGAAAATAGGTCCAAAATAAAATGTTGAGTTTGTTTATATAAGCAAAAGTATTATAATATCAACTTTAAGTTGTACGGCCAATTTGTTTCCCAGAGTTTTGTCCAAAACCATTTTAACAAATAGAACttcaaacaaattcaaaatgatCAATACAAGAATAATAATTCGTTCAAATATCATCATTTACTCATTTCAATTTAACCTTTTTCATTCAAactgaatatataattttcattcacaTTAAGATATATAGAAGACCATAGAAAGATAATTTTACTCATTAAAACcatattcaaaattcaatttaagaAACTTTATACCTTGGCACGTCTAATTTATTCACCATATCAATATCTCAATAAATGTActaaatttaaagtattttgaAACAATCCTTTATTCACCAAACGCAAATAACATTCTCACTCACTTTCAAACATTCAAATTGTgttcaaacaaaatataatccATGTCACGAAATAAAGTATGACCAAGTCACCTTCATATTGCAATCATTTAGCGTAAGgtactatgaaaaaaaaaacataaataattttctttttttgtaatttCTTGCTTTAAAGAAACTTCCAACTCAATAGATAGTTGCTCAAAatgtaaaaaacataaaacaaagcaatcaaacataaaaaaaaatgtaatataagcATAATCAAGTTGAGAAAATCGTTTATCTCAACTAACTCATCAAGACTTAtgaaacactaaaaaaaaatcttcatagTAAATAAACACTTATCCTGATTACAAAAGTcatcaaatgaaaataatatttataactatTGTAAAGTGTGAtcagattataaaaataaaagaaaaagtgtaaaataataaaataatgaaaataggGAGAAGTTAGAGAGATAAGTCATCCTCTATTGTATCTTCAAAATAcactatttttgtttaatatattttagaacatcaaaattagtatattttaaatacataacaCAGAAACAATAccaaaaaatcaacaaaaaattaaaattcaatttacaaagaaaagaagttttttttttcttttatgaaggagagagaaaagattTAAGGACAAGGGAGTCTACAATCTTGAAGatgaaatattcattttttcttttatgcgTACACAAACCTAATTGTCCACACAGTTATTGACGGTAAAaataactgaaaataaaatgctTTACAAGatgaaattaatattcaaaatatataaatgttgaatatttaataaaaaaaatattaataaaaactaaaataaaaatatccaaatttatcatacacttaaaacttaattcaaattaattaaaagtaattgtCGGTGGTATAagttttagtataataaaaaacgatatattataaattttgtaatatactcctcttttttaaaaactatgTTAGCTAATATAGTTAAACCTTTTGTTATGTTATAATCAGTAAacaaaatactttaaaaaaaaacattatcatCTTCTAAAACTAAATactttgtaattttcttttaagtatTATTACGTATTATGACATATCAGCTAAACTAACatctaatatataattttatagttataattatacagaatttaaattttaattcttatatatatatatatatatatataatttttctaacctattctaatttatgtattttagttgtaatattaatatttttcacctaatttttcaaTATCTCTTATGAAATTTCTATAcgtgaaaattaattattttagtttattccAAAGTGAAAATGTTTGggatctttttttatctttttctttaacaCATTTTGGAATGACAAGtgacaaataaataacatttgtgagttttatttgaacttatactcattttaataataaattttcatattaacatGTACAAGGATATAAATATTACTTGCTTTTTATGTTATCCCTACACTATGAAAATGATGTAAAACATTTCAAATATGTCAAGTATTAAGAGAAAATCATAATGAATTATAGTATATTTACACATGTAATACGAGAAAATGTTTTACagagactatatatatataatttaattaagagagaaaaaaaaacaaatttaattctttatttttatgatgtGATGTTTCAATCATACAATTGGTATtcgatattatattttaaaattcattaatgtTCTTCAACTTTGACATTCATAATAGtgatattcatttttaaagatCGTTTAATTTACATGAGTCTGAGCATAATTACTACTCAACGAAGACAAGGACAAAAAACGGAAACAGATGACAAATTCAATATCtaacaatgatgaaaataacattttactTAAATAACAAGGTATAATCAAACTCCACCGCTGCCATCCCTGCATAACAAAAATCTTTGTAGCTTTCTACAAATTTTCCCTATTTAGCgattacatttatattttgttgtaaaaCCAGCCAGTAAAAAGCGTTTGCTatgaaacaataaattattaaaaagaacatTGGAAGCAGTTAACCGAACATCGCGTAAAGGCTCCCACAAAATAAGTAATTACTTGATTTTAACAAACCAACAAACTCAGGCATCACTCGCTTAAAGAATATGCCCCCTTCCCTTCCTTCAACACATTAAGAACATGAGAAACACTTAAAACTCCAAAATACGAAACAAGTAAAAATAAGAGAACTGGAATATACGACTAAGGATAGATAGATATATCATAGTATTCATACAGACCAAGATGGATATGCATTCCACAATCCACCAATTTATTTTGAAGTTCGAGTCAACCTTCGacttagaaaaagagaaagtgaaCCATTATACCACTCGTCATACTCAACACATAATAAGAACCTTAACGAAGACGCGACAATTAAACACATGCGCTCAACAAGTGAGCCCCATAATGTCAATATACCATTATCCAACTTTGACACCCACTTCTTATCTACCAACCTTTCCAACTACATAAAATCTGAGGCACTGCGGCAGAAAAAAGGGCTAGCACTATGGACCACTTGCAACCAAATGTCGGTAACAACGATTTTTACAGGTGCAACATTATATGACGTTTCCACTATAAAAGTGAACAAACCATTGCAACACCACCAATCCCAGAAGATATATAGCTCCAAGACAACTGAGTAGTCTTTTATTTATCACCACCTATCCAACCCAACCAACCAGACAAGGCATTTACTCTGAACGAACTTTGAACGGTAAAGATGCATGTATATCTTCCTTCGTCCGGGACCGAAGAGCTCATCATAATCTGCAATGATTTGTCAAAACTGTTAAACCATACAAGGGAGAGCAGTATAGGTTCACTTGAGACCTCCGCAGCATTCTTGGAAACAAATGATAAGACCAAAATCTAGCGAAAATGTAGGAAGGTTGTATTTGCAATATTTGTCCTCGTTTACAGTTGTATGAAGTTGCAAATATCAACAAATTGAATTTCGTACTCACCTTTTGTAGTAGCAAGTGCCTGCAACAAGCCAAGGCCAAAGAAACTCCAACAACATTCAATGACGAAGCAGCAAAGTTGGAGTTTGATTGAGTAGCAAAAGGATGCAGCACATTCACAATATGCCTTCAAGAACCTCAAACACATAAAGACATTagcaacaaaaaataaacatgacaaaacacaaacaataagCAAACAGAAATACAACATGATCCAGACAGATGCATACCATCTATACTCTGATACTGACATCACACAAAGTAACGACCTGTCCAGATTGACTGTCCTTGAAATTGCTCAGGCAGAGGAGAAAACTGCTGATTTCCTGCTGTGAGCTGCTGTGGCTGCAGCTGCTGATCATGATGTGATTTTAAAAGATCATAATTCTGATAATCTTGCCAACCATTTTGTTTCTCTGCATGAAGAGGCAGAGAATGAACTTGTTTCCCAGGAAAAGGAAAGCTGACATTAGGACTGAAGCCACTATTACTGACTTGCACAGAATTTGAATGAGAGTAGTTGAGAGGACCATTGGATCCTAATCCTTTGGTTGATGAACGAAAATGATATCCATCCAACCAACTGTAATCATCCATCATTGGATTCCCACTAATTGAATCTGAAACAGAGGATTCAACACCTTGTTTGGGAGGAACGTGACTGAAACCAGGAGGAGGTCCAAGGTGCCTGGTTGGTCGACTGACTGGGGCTTTTCTAGAACCAACTGGCAAAGCTGACGCTTTCACAGCTAAGTTATCAGTAACAACTCCCGAAGATGCAATAGCATCAACTTTTGATGGCAATACGGAGTCCAAAGCTTTCGAGATACCATAAAACATGCCATTGGTATCAGCAGCACCTATAGATTGTTGGTTAGGAATAGGAAGTGAAACATGGTTGGAGAAGGCAATAGCTTCTTGTACACCAGGTTTCATCGCATGCCCATTCTCAAATAAACCAAGACCTTTAAAATTGTTAGCGAGAGAAATTTCCTCCTCTAACCACCTAGATGTCTGTAGCTGAACTGGTTGCATGTGTTGAGGCACCATACCACTACCAGGAACAGATAAAGTTTGATGACCTAGATTCATTAGAGGGTTAGGAGTAGAATTAACATGAAATTTTAAATCCCCTCCAGATGCTTTTAGAGCAGGTTCCAATCCCACATTGGGTGCCCATGATGAGGCAACCACATCAGCTCGTGTCTCAGACACTATAGGTTTAAAAACAATAACCTCATCATCCTCATCTCCTTCCATTTGCTGGTGCTGGTTTGACTGAACAATTTCCATCTCTGATTTATCAGCAGGATTTTCTTGCACTAGCTCTGTTGCACTCCGCATCTCTGAGTAGGTGGGAAGAACAAAATCATCTACAGTTTGAGGCTCAACACCAATTACAAATTTCTTTGcctttgaattaaaatatatcacatTTTTATCAACCTTAACATCTGCTAAAGCCTTCCCTGCAGATAAAACCCTTTTGACTCGAGCTTTTCTTTCCTTGTCCCCATCACTTCCAATAGAATGCTTCCTTGAAAAATCCAAGATGGTATGTGCAGGAAGAAGTGGAACAAATCCCCTTAGCTCAAAGTCCTCCCACAAAGCATGTCGGTTTTCAGTTTCCCCTTCCTCATACCTGCTCATGTTATTAAAGCAAGtctcctcttcatcatcaatAGACATAGGCCCAACGGAAAGCAGCTTATTCAAGAAGGATACACATCGATTCCAAAATTCTGATCTCAAATTTGTCTGACTTTCGTCCACATCATTGCCAGCAGAAAGATCTGGATAACAAGCTAACCACTCAACAAAAACCAAAATGCCTGGTAAAAGATAACTAGAAGAAGGATCACGCAACTCTGTGCATCTCTCTATTATGTAACCCATCAATTCAAAAGCAGCAGCAAATGCATTCTGAAGCAGAACAGCACGCTGTACAATTTCTGCATAACTTTGACCTTCAGATTCCTTGTTCACATTATAAACTGTAAATATTAGAATGCAAACAATTCTGACAATGCCAAGTGCATTTTCGGGAGCATCTGTTCCAAAATTGAGCTCTTCATCTTGCCCAGAAGACAGAAGCTCACGCAGGTCAGTGACTACAGCAACAAGAACCTCAGGAAAAGTCTCAAGGCTATATTGAGAAACAAGAAGTACAGATCAGAGAAACATATGAATCAACAGTGAAAATACACAATAAAGAAAAGGTTAAGAATATAAACCTAGTGCGTGTAAACAAGATCCCATTTAGACGGACAAAGCGAGTGCAGAAGTATATATAAGTTTCCTGAATACTGGATGCTCCTATTTTAGGACTGGCATCAACACCAGTACCCCTTGTTGCAAGTTTCGGTTCcccttttcctcttcctttacCTGTTACCCGCCCAGAAGATTCCTTGACTGCATGAGCTTTAGCATCACCAGAAAGTTGAGAGTAACTTTGACGATTCTATCATGAATTATAACAAGTTAGAATATTGTAATGTAATGCACCAAAAGGATCACAGAAAATATAAATCAGCACACCCATTCACATATATAACAATAAACAGAATCATGTTCAAGGACTTGTTATTTAAACTCAAAGAGGCCACAGAATGTTTCTTTATACCACCAAATTCATACAATTATGTGCTTAAAATACATGCACGAACTTCCCCTAAGATGAGTACTGATAACATGACTCCACCAACATGCAACCActcttaatatataatatgattcTTTAATGCACTTAATTTACAGCATTGAACACTAAGAGTAAGAATCTGTGACTCTCATCCTCgtaataataatttagtctGCAAGCAATAATCATGATATGATGTGATGTCAAGAAGATGAAAGGCTGAATTACAAGCCAAACCAAAGAATAAAACACAAAATCCTTAAATAATGACAAGAGCAAACACACAGGACAATGGTCACATTACCTTGTCAAATGCAACTATCAAGTTTTCTCTTGCAGTTGTGAAGGGACTATCTACAGCCAGACTACGAAAATACCGATATATGGTCACCAGCATATCCCCAGAATATGAAGCCAACAAAGCAAG
Protein-coding sequences here:
- the LOC108319797 gene encoding nonsense-mediated mRNA decay factor SMG7, encoding MMLVEMDKMSAPSSRERAQRLYEKNLELENKRRRSAQARVPSDPNAWQQMRENYEAIILEDHAFSELHNIEYALWQLHYKRIEEFRAYFSAASLSSSSANSSQGVKGPARPDRITKIRLQFKTFLSEATGFYHDLITKIRAKYGLPLGYFEDSENRIVMEKDGKKSAEMKKGLVACHRCLIYLGDLARYKGMYGEGDSKNREYTAASSYYLQAASLWPCSGNPHHQLALLASYSGDMLVTIYRYFRSLAVDSPFTTARENLIVAFDKNRQSYSQLSGDAKAHAVKESSGRVTGKGRGKGEPKLATRGTGVDASPKIGASSIQETYIYFCTRFVRLNGILFTRTSLETFPEVLVAVVTDLRELLSSGQDEELNFGTDAPENALGIVRIVCILIFTVYNVNKESEGQSYAEIVQRAVLLQNAFAAAFELMGYIIERCTELRDPSSSYLLPGILVFVEWLACYPDLSAGNDVDESQTNLRSEFWNRCVSFLNKLLSVGPMSIDDEEETCFNNMSRYEEGETENRHALWEDFELRGFVPLLPAHTILDFSRKHSIGSDGDKERKARVKRVLSAGKALADVKVDKNVIYFNSKAKKFVIGVEPQTVDDFVLPTYSEMRSATELVQENPADKSEMEIVQSNQHQQMEGDEDDEVIVFKPIVSETRADVVASSWAPNVGLEPALKASGGDLKFHVNSTPNPLMNLGHQTLSVPGSGMVPQHMQPVQLQTSRWLEEEISLANNFKGLGLFENGHAMKPGVQEAIAFSNHVSLPIPNQQSIGAADTNGMFYGISKALDSVLPSKVDAIASSGVVTDNLAVKASALPVGSRKAPVSRPTRHLGPPPGFSHVPPKQGVESSVSDSISGNPMMDDYSWLDGYHFRSSTKGLGSNGPLNYSHSNSVQVSNSGFSPNVSFPFPGKQVHSLPLHAEKQNGWQDYQNYDLLKSHHDQQLQPQQLTAGNQQFSPLPEQFQGQSIWTGRYFV